Proteins co-encoded in one Astyanax mexicanus isolate ESR-SI-001 chromosome 1, AstMex3_surface, whole genome shotgun sequence genomic window:
- the LOC111188902 gene encoding tripartite motif-containing protein 16-like, protein MAEASISVGQDQFSCSVCLDLLKDPVTIPCGHSYCMVCINGCWDQEDERGVYSCPQCRETFTPRPVLRRNNMLAEVVEKLKKTEVRAASPAHCYAGAGDVECDFCTGRKLKAIKSCLVCVASLCETHLKPHLEIPALIKHKLVKASKQLQEKICSQHDKLIEIYCRTDQQFICYLCTMEEHKGHDTVSAKTERTQKQSEVKDMQKKFQQRIQEKQKKLQEVKQAVKTLKLSAQSAVEDSERIFTELIRSIEKKRSEVTELIRDQEKTELSAAEELLEQLEQEITDLKRRNTELEQLSHTEDHIHFLQRFQSVSVSSGGEDSPSITVHHHLSFDGVRKSLSDLKERLEEFCRKEFSKISPQVSAVQMILPSEPKTRGDFLQYFCRLTLDPNTVNRYLSLSENNRVVKCSDKVQSYSAHPERFNGWSQVLSKESVSGRCYWEVEWSSTGECVYISVSYKGISRKGGGNKCWLGHNDQSWSLQCFPSLSFWYNNTETKISAPPSSRIGVYVDHSAGTLSFYSVSDTMTLLHTVHTTFTQPLYAGVWINYYESSVRFCDPQ, encoded by the exons ATGGCAGAGGCCAGTATTTCAGTAGGTCAGGAtcagttcagctgttcagtctgtctggatctactgaaggatccagtaactattccctgtggacacagttactgtatggtgtgtattaatggcTGCTGGGATCAGGAGGATGAGAGGGGGGTCTACAGCTGCCCCCAGTGCAGAGAGACGTTCACTCCGAGGCCTGTTCTACGCAGAAacaacatgctggctgaagtggtggagaaactgaagaagacagaagtccgagctgcttctcctgctcactgttacgctggagctggagatgtggagtgtgatttctgtaCTGGGAGAAAACTCAAAGCCATCAAGtcctgtttggtgtgtgtggcgTCTCTCTGTGAAACTCATCTTAAACCTCATCTGGAAATTCCAGCTTTAATCAAacacaagctggtcaaagcctccaAACAGCTGCAGgagaagatctgctctcagcatgaTAAACTGATCGAGATCTACTGTCGTACTGATCAacagtttatctgttatttatgtaCGATGGAGGAACACAAAGGTCACGATACAGTCTCAGCTAAAACAGAAAGAACACAGAAACAG AGTGAAGTGAAAGATATGCAGAAGAAATTCCAGCAGAGAATCCAGGAGAAACAGAAGAAGCTGCAGGAGGTGAAACAGGCTGTGAAAACTCTTAAG CTCTCTGCACagtcagcagtggaggacagtgagaggatctttactgagctgatccgctccattgagaaaaagcgctctgaggtaacagagctgatcagagatcaggagaagactgaactgagtgcagctgaagaactcctggagcagctggagcaggagatcactgatctaaagaggagaaacactgagctggagcagctttcacacacagaggatcacatccactTCCTGCAG AGATTCCAGTCTGTGAGTGTCTCTTCTGGAGGTGAAGATTCACCCAGCATCACTGTCCATCATCATCTCTCATTTGATGGAGTGAGGAAATCTCTCTCTGATCTGAAAGAGCGACTGGAGGAATTCTGCAGGAAGGAATTCAGTAAAATCTCTCCACAGG TTTCAGCAGTTCAGATGATTTTACCCTCAGAACCAAAGACCAGAGGAGACTTTCTACAGT ATTTCTGTCGACTGactctggatccaaacacagtaaatcGGTATCTCAGTCTGTCTGAGAACAACAGAGTGGTGAAGTGCAGTGATAAAGTTCAGAGTTACTCTGctcatccagagagatttaacGGCTGGTCCCAGGTGTTGAGTAaggagagtgtgagtggacgctgttactgggaggttgagtggagcaGTACTGGGGAATGTGTGTACATATCAGTATCATATAAAgggatcagcaggaaaggaggggGTAATAAATGCTGGTTAGGACACAATGATCAGTCCTGGAGTCTGCAgtgttttccctctctctctttctggtacaacaacactgagactaagatctcagctcctccatcctccagaataggagtgtatgtggaccacagtgcaggaactctgtccttctacagcgtctctgatacaatgaccctcctacacacagtccacaccacattcactcagcccctctacgcTGGAGTCTGGATTAATTATTATGAATCATCTGTGAGGTTTTGTGATCCACAATAA